In Nissabacter sp. SGAir0207, the genomic stretch CTGGCGGCGGCCTGTGTCAGCGCCGAGGCGGGCAGCGGCCACGTCTGCTTGCCGCTGACCCACCTGAGCGCCGCGGCGCTGTTTGATGGTCGCCACCCGGAGCTGGCCGGTGCCATGGGTGAGCGCATCGGTAACCCAGACCACGGACAGTGGCGCGAATGGCTGCTGGCGTGGCCAGCGGTGAGTGACGGCTCCCGCCCGACGCCGCTGGTGCTGCATGAAGATCGGCTCTACCTGCAACGGATGTGGCAGTGCGAGGCGCAGGTGGCGAGCTTTATCGCCAGCGACTGCGACCAGCCGGCGGATACGCAGGCGCTCGCCGCCATCCTGGATGCGCTGTTTGGCGCGGGCGGCGCGGAGCCGGACTGGCAGAAGGTGGCGGCCGCCGTGGCCATCACCCGGCGCATCTCCATCATCTCTGGCGGCCCCGGCACCGGCAAAACCACCACCGTCGCCAAGCTATTGGCGGCGCTGGTGCAGCTGTCTGGCGGCAAGCCACTGCGCATCCAGCTGGCCGCGCCGACCGGCAAGGCGGCGGCGCGCCTGACCGAGTCGCTGGGCAAGGCCAGCCGCGAACTCAATCTGTCGGTCGCCATCCCGCAGGAGGCATCGACGCTGCACCGCCTGCTTGGCGCGCAGCCCAACAGCCAGCGGATGCGCCATCATGCCGCCAACCCATTGCACCTCGACGTGCTGGTGGTGGATGAGGCGTCGATGGTGGATCTGCCAATGATGGCGCGGCTGATTGCGGCCCTGCCGCCACACGCCAGGGTGATCTTCTTAGGGGATCGCGACCAGCTGGCGTCCGTGGAGGCCGGGGCAGTGCTGGGCGATCTCTGTCGCTTCGCCGAGCAGGGTTACAGTGCGTCCCGCGCTGGCCAGCTCAGCGAGTTGACCGGCTGTGCGCTTGAGGGGGCCGACCACCCGAGCCACGCCTCCGTCCGTGACAGCCTCTGCCTGCTGCGCAAAAGCTACCGCTTCGATGCCCGCTCCGGCATTGGCCGGCTGGCGAGCGCGGTGAATGCCGGGCAGGCCCCGCAGGCGCTGAAGGCGCTGGAGGGGAGCCATGAGGATGTGCGCGGCTACCCGCTGGGCAGCGCCGAGGAGTACCAGCACCTGCTGGCGGTGTGTATGGAGGAGTACCAGCCCTACCTGAAACAGGTGAACGCAGGCGGGGATGCCGCCGAGATTTTGGCACTGTTCAACCGCTTCCGCGTGCTGTGCGCCCTGCGCGAGGGGCCATTTGGCGTCAGTGGGTTGAATGAACGGATTGAGCAGGCGCTGAGCCGACAAGGGGTGATCCGCCGTGCGCCGGGCGCGGCCGGACGCTGGTATGCAGGCCGACCAGTGATGATCAGCCGCAATGACAGTGCGCTGGGGTTGTTCAACGGCGATATTGGCATCACGCTGCGGGACGCGCGCCACGAGCTGCGCGTCTATTTCCAGTTGCCCAACGGCGAGATCAAATCGGTGCAGCCCAGCCGCCTGCCAGCCCACGAGACCGCCTACGCGATGACGGTGCACAAGTCGCAAGGGTCGGAGTTCGACCACACCCTGCTGGTGCTGCCCAACCAGTGGCTGCCAGTGCTGACGCGTGAGCTGGTCTACACCGCCATTACCCGCGCCAAACGGCAGCTTTCGCTCTATACCAGCCAGAAGGTGTTGGCGAGCGCCATCAGCACTCCCACCCAGCGCCGCAGCGGGCTGGGTGATCGGCTGATGCAGCCCCTCGCGTCATAGATCTGGCTTAAACGCACACCGGCGCCTGAGGCGCCGGTGTGGCATTAGAGGTCGGCCAACAGGATCTTGGAACGCCGCTGGTAGTTGTAGAGCGCCAGTTTCTCGGTGGGCAGTACGTCCACCTCCGCTGGCTGGAAGCCGCGCTCCTGGAACCAGTGGATGCTGCGGGTGGTCAGCACAAACAGCTTCTCCAGCCCCATCTGGCGCGCCTGACTGGCGATGCGCTGCAATAGCAACTCGCCACGCGAGGAGCTACGGTACTCCGGGTGCACCGCCACGCAGGCCATCTCGCCAATCTTCTCTTGTGGGAAGGGGTAGAGCGCGGCGCAGGCGATGGTCAGGTTGTCACGCTCGATGATGGTGAACTTGTCGATCTCCATCTCCAGCTGCTCACGCGAGCGGCGCACCAGAATGCCCTGCTGCTCCAGCGGGCGGATCAGTTCGAGGATGCCGCCGATGTCATTGATAGTGGCGCGGCGGATCTGCTCGGCGCTCTCCATCACGATCTGGGTGCCGATGCCGTCCCGTGAGAACAGCTCCTGCACCAGCGCGCCATCCTCCTGATAGCTGATCAGGTGGCTGCGGCGCACGCCGCTGCGGCAGGCTTTCACGGCCCCACGCAGGAAACGCACGGTGTCGGAGTGGTAGTCGCCGCTGCCCTCTAACGTCTCAATCCGCTGTTGGGCATCATTCGGGAACAGTTCAGAGATGATGTTGCCCTCGCCATCCGTCACGCCCTGCTCAGCGCAGAAGCCAATCATCTTCTCCGCCTTCAGTTTAATCGCCAGCTGCGTCGCCACCTCTTCAGAGGTGAGGTTGAAGCTCTCCCCGGTCACTGACACCGCCACCGGCCCCAGCAGCACAATCGCGCCGCTGTCGAGCTGGCGATGGATCGCCTCCTCATCAATGCGGCGGATACGGCCGCTGTGGCAGTAATCCACGCCATCATCTACCCCCAGCGGCTGGGCGATGATGAAGTTGCCGCTCACCACGTTGATGTGCGCGCCCTGCAACGGGGTGTTGTTCAGGCTCATGGAGAGGCGGGCGGTGATGTCCAGTTGCAGCAGGCCGGCCGCCTGCTTCACCCACTCCAGGGTTCTGGCGTCGGTTACCCGCGTATGCTTATGGTAGACCGGCTCGCACTGGTGCTGGGCCAGGTTGGCGTCAATCTGCGGCCGCGCGCCATAGACCACCACCAGCCGGATCCCCAGACTATGCAGCAGGCCGATGTCATTGACGATATTGGCAAAGTTCTCATGCTCAATGGCTTCGCCGCCCAGCATTATCACAAAGGTCTTGCCCCGGTGGGCATTGATATAGGGAACTGAGTGACGGAATCCTTGAACCAGCTCTGTACTACGTTCCTTCACGGCCTCGCCTCTTTGAATTTTTATTCGTAATTTTTGTATTTTTATTCTTTTACAGCGGAAATGGCAAGCGCGAATTGGCGCAGGATTGGTCAGGGAGGGGAAAAAATATGGCGGATTCACAAAGCGTAACGCTCTTTTTGCCCGCCGGGGGGCGTAAGGGGTGACAGGAAGGGACTGATTCGTTAAAGTTTTTGCGGCTTTTTCCTATTTTGGCGGTGCGCTTTCATCGCCCTTACCTTTTTCCGGAGTCGCATGACCGATCAACCCACCAATCTGGCGCGCCGTCGCCTGATGCAGGCCGCCACCGCGACCTGGTTGTTGAGTGTCAGCCGGGTCGGTTTTGCTGCCGCATCGCATGTTATCGCCGTCCGGGTCTGGCCCTCGTCCACTTACACCCGCGTGACACTGGAGTCCAACACGCCGCTCAAGTACCGGCAGTTTGCCCTCAGTCACCCGGAGCGGGTGGTGATCGACATTGAGGGCGTCCACCTCAACAGCGTGCTGGAGGGCATCGGCAAGCAGGTGCGCAGCAACGATCCCTACCTGAAGCGGGCGCGCGTCGGCCAGTTCGACCCCAATACCGTGCGCGTGGTGCTGGAGTTGAAGCGCAACAGCAGCCCGCGCCTGTTTACCCTCAGCCCGGTCTCCAGCTTTAAAAACCGGCTGGTGGTCGATCTCTATCCGGCCAACGGCCATGCCGCCGGGGGGGAGGCGGCGGATCCGCTGCTGTCGCTGTTGCAGGACTACAATCAGGGCGACCTGGAGCGCACTCTGCCAGCGAAGAGCCAGGCGAGCGGCCATGCCGGGCATGACCGGCCCATCATCATCATGCTCGATCCCGGCCACGGCGGCGAGGATCCGGGGGCCATCGGTAAGTACAAAACGCGTGAGAAGGACATTGTGCTGCTGATTGCGCGGCGGCTGAAACGGCTGATTGACCGCGAGCCGCATATGCGCGCCTACATGACGCGCAGTGAGGATGTGTTCATCCCGCTGCGGGTGAGGGTGGCAAAAGCGCGCAAACAGCGGGCCGACCTGTTCGTCTCGATCCATGCCGATGCCTTTACCAACCGGGCGGCGCGCGGCTCCTCGGTGTTTGCGCTCTCCACCAAGGGGGCGACCAGCGCGGCGGCGCGCTATCTGGCGCAGACGCAAAATGAGTCCGATGAGATTGGCGGCGTCAGCCGCAGCGGCGACAAGTACCTCGATCACACCATGTTTGATCTGGTGCAGACCGCCACCATCAATGACAGCCTGAAATTCGGCAAAGAGGTGCTGGGGCGGATGGGCAAGGTCAACCACCTGCACAAGAGCAAGGTCGATCAGGCGGGCTTTGCGGTGCTGAAGGCACCAGACATTCCGTCGATTCTGGTGGAGACGGCCTTTATCAGCAATGTGCAGGAGGAGCGCAAGCTGAAAACCAGCCGCTTCCAGCAACAGGTGGCGGAGTCCATTTTGGCCGGCATTAAGGCCTACTTTGCCAAGGGCGGGCTGGCGGCACGGCGCGGATAGTCAGCGGACGTCGATGGGCAGGGAGGCCCGTCGATATGCAAAAGGGGAGGGGGAAAAATGGGCGGAGGCCAGAAACAAAAAAACACCCGGAAGGGTGTCATTTAAGTTGGTTGCGGGGGCCGGATTCGAACCGACGACCTTCGGGTTATGAGCCCGACGAGCTACCAGGCTGCTCCACCCCGCGTCCGTCTTACTGCTTTAGGGTACTGCTATTTTTACCTTCAATCACTGCTGGTACAGCGTTGAAGTGGTTGCGGGGGCCGGATTCGAACCGACGACCTTCGGGTTATGAGCCCGACGAGCTACCAGGCTGCTCCACCCCGCGTCCGTCTTACTTCTCACTTTTACATCGTACCATCTTATGGCTGGCGCTTGCCAGTGCATCAGATTGGTTGCGGGGGCCGGATTTGAACCGACGACCTTCGGGTTATGAGCCCGACGAGCTACCAGGCTGCTCCACCCCGCGTCCGATGTGGAGCGCACTATACCCGGCATGAGATTTGTTGCAAGTGGTTTTTACAAATAACTGGCCGGGCGGGGGTTTTTTAAACAAATTGGGCCGGATTGGGTGGATTTTCGCTCGAAAGGCCCGTTTCCTTTTTTTAGAGCGGAGAATTCCTTTCTTTAGGCCCGTTTGTTATCGTGCGCAGAAGGAAATTCGGCAAAGAGTGCAGGCAATGAGAGGAATGTTCAAATATATCGTCAGTGGATTGGTGGTGGCCGTGCTGGCTGGCTGTTCATCCAAGCCCACCGATCGCGGCCAGCAGTATAAGGATGGGCATCTCAAGCAGCCGTTGGAGCTGGTGAATGAGCCAAATGCCAAGGGAAAACCGGTCAATGCGAAGGATTATTCTGACCAGTTGCTGGAGATCCGCTACGCCTCGCCGGGCCTGTTCGATCGCAACAGCGCCACCTACCAGAATGTGCAGCAGTGGATCCGCGATGGCGCCGACACCCGCGCCCTGAGCCAGTATGGCCTGAATGCCTACCAGATGGAGGGGGTGGATAACTTCGGCAACGTGCAGTTCACCGGATACTATACGCCGGTGGTGCAGGCGCGCTACACGCCGCAGGGCGAGTTCCGTTACCCGCTCTACCGGATGCCGCCGAAGGGCAAGCGCCGCCTGCCGGATCGCGCCGCCATTTACTCCGGCGCGCTGGATGAGCGTTATGTGGTGGCCTACACCAACTCGCTGATGGACAACTTCATGATGGAAGTGCAGGGCAGCGGCTACGTGGATTATGGCGATGGCCGCCCGCTGATGTTCTTCGGCTATGCCGGTAAGAATGGCCACGCCTATCGCAGCATTGGCAAGGTGCTGATTGATCGCGGCGAGGTGGCGCGCGAAGATATGTCGATGCAGGCAATCCGCAAGTGGGCCGACAGCCACTCCGAGGCCGAGGTGCGCGAGCTGCTGGAGCAGAACCCCTCCTTTGTCTTCTTCAAGCCGGAGATGTTCGCACCGGTGAAGGGCGCGAGCGCCGTGCCGCTGATCGCCAAGGCGTCGGTGGCCTCTGACCGCTCGCTGATCCCCGCTGGCACCACGCTGCTGGCCGAAGTGCCAGAGCTGGACAACGAGGGCAAGTTCACCGGAAAATACCACATGCGGCTGATGGTGGCGCTGGATGTGGGCGGGGCCATCAAGGGCCAGCACTTTGACATCTACCAAGGCATTGGGCCGGACGCCGGTCACGCCGCGGGCTACTACAACCACTATGGCCGGGTCTGGGTGCTGAAATCCAAACAGAGCGGCGGCCCGCTGTTTACCGCCTACCAGAGCCAAGGCAAGCCCGGCTTGCAGACCTCCAGCCCACAGGGCGGGAGCTTCCTGGTCAATAACCAGCAATAACTGCCTGCCGGCTTCGCACCAAGCGGCCTGCGGGCCGCTTTTTTTATTTATGCATGACCGCCCGCCGGTCCGTTATCTGAGGTAAAAGCCGTGACAACTCCTGCGTACTCTGACGCTTATCTGCAACGTTTTGGCGGCACCGCCCGGCTCTATGGCCAGTCTGCGCTGGCGGTATTTGCCCAGGCGCATGTCTGCGTCATCGGCATCGGCGGCGTCGGCTCCTGGGCCGCCGAGGCACTGGCGCGCACCGGCATCGGTGCCATTACGCTGATTGACATGGATGATGTCTGCGTCACCAACACCAACCGCCAGATCCACGCCCTGAAACAGAGCGTCGGGCAGGCGAAAACCGAGGTGATGGCCGAGCGCATCCGCGCGATCAACCCGGAGTGCCGCGTCACCTGCGTGGATGACTTCATCACGCCAGACAACGTGGCCGAGCTGCTGAACCGCGATTTTAGCTACGTGATTGACGCCATCGACAGCGTGCGGCCAAAGGCGGCGCTGCTGGCCTACTGCCGACGCTTCAAGATCCCGGTGGTGACCACCGGCGGGGCGGGCGGGCAGATCGACCCGACGCGGATTGAGGTGACGGATCTGGCGAAAACCATTCAGGATCCGCTGGCCGCCAAGCTGCGCGAGCGGCTGAAAGGGGAGTTCAACGTGGTGAAAAACAGCAAGGGCAAGCTGGGGATCGACTGCGTATTCTCCAGCGAGCCGCTGGTCTACCCACAGCCGGATGGCTCGGTCTGCGCCTCGCGCAGCACCGCCGAGGGGCCAAAGCGCATGGATTGCGCCGCCGGGTTTGGCGCGGCCACCATGGTGACCGCGACCTTTGGCTTTGTCGCGGTTTCCCATGCGCTGAAGAAGATGGTGGCGAAGGCCGAACGGCTGGCCGCCGCCAGCTAATCAGCCGCCTTCGGTGGCGGCGATGCGCGCCACGGCATCCGCCAGCGCCTGCAAGCCGCCAGCGCGGGTGGCGCTAAGCTGCTGGCGCAGGCCGAGGGTGTCAAACAGCGCCAGCAGATCCCACTGGCGCAGGGCAGCAGGCGTCTGCCCCTCTACTGCCGTCAGGATCACCGCCAGCAGCCCCTTGACGATCCGTCCCTCGCTGTCGCCATAGAAGTGCAGCGTGCCATCCGCATTGCGCTGGTAATCAAACCAGACGCGGTTCTCACAGCCGGACAGCTCCCGCGCCGGCGTTTTCAGCGCCTCATCCATCGGCGGCAGCCGCCGTGCCAGCTGGATCAGCTGGCGATAGCGATCCTCCCACTGGCTGTATCCGGTGAAGGTGGCGACCAGCGCCTCCAGGGTGATCTCCGTCCCGAAGGGGTGGGGGGCGAGCAACATAATTGACTCCAGTCAGGTTAATCCAGCAGCAGGGCGCGAGCCTGACGCACGGCAGCCACCAGCGCCTCCACGTCCTGCGGGGTGTTGTAAGGGGCGAAGGAGGCGCGCAGCGTGCCGCTGACGCCCAGTTGCGCCATCAGCGGCTGGGCGCAGTGCTGGCCAGCGCGCAGCGCGATGCCCTGTTCCGCCAGCAGCGTGACCAGATCGCTGTGGTGCAGATCGGTGAAGTCGAACGCCAGTAGGCTGGAGTCCGACCGGCGGAAGCTGCGAAAGTGCGGCAGCTCCGCCAGCTGACGCTCGGCCTCCCGCGCCAGTTCGCAGCTGTAGCGCTCCGCCGCCGCCATATCCTGTTCCGCCAGCCAGCCAAGAGTGGCGGAGAGGCCAATCACCCCGGCGATATTGGGGGTGCCAGCCTCAAAGCGGTGCGGCGCGGGCTGCTGGCGGTAATCCTCAAAGGTCACCTGACTTATCATCTTGCCGCCGCCCTGCCAGGCATCCATCTCCGCCAGCAGCGCGCTTTTGCCATACAGCACGCCAAGGCCAGTCGGCCCATAGAGCTTATGGGCGGAGAAGGCATAGAAGTCGATGTCCAGCGCCTGCACATCCGGCGGGCAGTGCACCGCGCCCTGCGCGCCATCCACCACCACCAGCGTCTGGTTGGCATGGGCCAGCGCCACTGCGCGCGCCAGATCCGGGCAGCCGCCAGTGACGTTCGACATCTGCCCAAGGGCGAGCAATCGTGTGCGTGGCCGCAATAGCTCAGCTAATGCGTCCACGTCCGGGATCTGCTGCGCATTCAGCGGCAGCGGCAGCACTTTCGCGCCAGTCTGCTCGGCCAGCATCAGCCAGGGCAACAGGTTGGCGTGGTGCTCCGCCTGGCTGACCAGAATCTCATCGCCCGGTTGCAGGCGCGGGCGGAAATAGCCCTGCGCCACCAGATTCAACGCCTCGGTGGCACCGCGCGTCCAGACGATGTCCTGCGGCTGCGGGGCGTGGATCAGGGCCGCCACCTGGGCGCGCGCCGACTCATAGCGGGCGGTCTGCGCCAGCGCCTGCGCGTGCTGGCTGCGGTGCACCGTCACGCCGCCCTGCTGGTAGAAGGCGGTGGTGGCGTCAATCATCGCCTGAGGTTTCAGCGCCGTGGCCGCGCTGTCGAGGTAGCTGCCGGGCTGCGCCAACGCCGGGAAGTGGCGGCGGAAGCCGGCGGGATCAAAGGGGGTCATGACATTCACTCTGTTGGTTACTGGCGGCGATCCTCGCCGATTTGGCGCGCTGGCACAAGACCGCCGCGGCGCCCGGCGGTTTTCTGGCAAACCGTCGGAACTTTGTTATGCTAATTTATGACAGGTGGAAAGATTTTCCCCTGACAACATCAACGATTTCGAGAGTATAACCCTCTACAAGGAGTTCATGATGAAGAAGATAGCGGCAGTGGTTTCTGCGGTAATGCTCACGTGTACTTTGGCTGCCTGTTCCAGCAACTATGTCATGCATACGAATGATGGTCGTACCATCGTTGCTGATGGCAAACCGAAAGTTGATGATGATACCGGGATGATCAGCTACACCGATGCCTACGGCAATCAGCAGCAGATTAACCGTTCCGATGTCAAAGAGATGGTGAAAGGGGAGTAAGCTTCCTGCCTGGCGGGGCACGGCTCCGCCACGGGCAAAAAAAAGCACCGCTAAAGGGCGGTGCTGCATAAAATCACTATTGACAGACAGGGTAAATGTACAGGAAGTGAAAAAGAGTAGCTCGCGCTACTGTGTCTGGATTGCCAGACAACTTGCAAACACAACATCACAACCACAAGCCAAAAGCCTCAGCGTATCCTCATACCCCTCAACTTTTCGTTCCGGCCCGGGAAGTGCCGCCACTATAGGTATTTGCTGGCGCATCCTCAACGGACAAATTATAATGGCTCGGATAAAAAAAACTAATAAGTAACTAAAGATTATTTTATTGCAACCGCATACTAACCAATAAGCTGTCACCATGTCCAAACGTCTACCGCCACTCAATGCCCTAAGGGTGTTTGATGCGGCCGCCCGCCACCTGAGCTTTACCAAGGCGGCAGAAGAGCTGTTCGTTACCCAGGCCGCTGTCAGCCACCAAATCAAGTCACTGGAAGATTTCCTCGGCCTGAAGCTGTTCCGTCGGCGTAACCGCTCGCTGCTGCTGACCGAAGAGGGGCAGAGCTACTACCTTGATATCAAGGAGATCTTCACCGCGCTGAATGACGCCACGCGCAAATTGCAGGCGCGCAGTGCCAAGGGGGCGCTGACGGTCAGCCTGCCGCCCAGCTTCGCTATCCAGTGGCTGGTGCCGCGCCTCTCAGGCTTCAACTCCGCCTATCCTGGCATCGATGTGCGCATCCAGGCGGTTGACCGCGAGGAGGACAAGCTGGCGGATGACGTGGATGTCGCCATTTTTTATGGCCGCGGCAACTGGCCGGGGCTGCGCACCGAGCGCCTCTACGCCGAGTACCTGCTGCCAGCCTGCGCGCCCACGTTGATAACCGGTGGCGAGCACCCGCTGAAAACCCCCGCTGACCTGGCTTACCACACCCTGCTGCATGACTCGTCGCGCCGCGACTGGCTGGCCTACACCCGCCAGCTTGGCTTGCAGCACATCAATGTGCAGCAGGGGCCGATCTTCAGCCACAGTGCAATGGTGGTACAGGCGGCGGTGCATGGGCAGGGGGTGGCGCTGGTGAACAATGTGATGGCACAGATGGAGATTGAGGCGGGCCGGTTGATCTGCCCCTTCAATGACGTGCTGGTAAGTAAAAACGCTTTTTATCTGGTTTGCCATGACAGTCAGGCAGAACTCGGTAAAATAGCGGCCTTCCGACAGTGGATCCTGGCGCGCGCCGCCAGTGAACAGGAAAAATTCCGTTTTCGTTATGAGCATTAAGCACGCGCCGCGCGCGGGCTTTTATCCTCTTTTATCGACAGTTTCACAGCGATGGGCCATACCATGAGCAGCCGTTTCATGTTGATTTTCGCCGCCATCAGCGGCTTTGTGTTTGTCGCGTTGGGCGCGTTTGGTGCCCATGTTTTGAGTGGGTCGCTGGGTGCCAAGGAGATGGCCTGGATCCAGACCGGCCTGAATTATCAGGGTATCCACACCCTGGCAGTGATGGCGCTGGGTGTGGCGATGCAGCGCCGCACCTGCCTCTGGTTCTACTGGAGCGGCGCACTGCTGGCGCTGGGCACGGTGCTGTTCAGCGGCAGCCTCTACTGTCTGGCGCTGTCACAGCTGCGCCTGTGGGTTTTCGTCACGCCGGTCGGGGGATTCTGTTTCCTGGCGGGCTGGGTATTGATGTTGATTGGCGCGTTGCGTCTTAAGAAAAGGGCAGAACGCCATGAATAAATTAGCGTTATATTGCCGTCCGGGCTTTGAAAAAGAGTGCGCGGCGGAGATCACCGAGAAAGCGGCCACCCTTGAGGTGTTTGGCTTTGCGCGTGTGAAAGAGAACAGCGGCTACGTGCTGTTTGAGTGCTACCAGGTGGATGACGCCGATAAGCTGGCGCGTAACCTGCCGTTCCGCGAGCTGATCTTCGCCCGCCAGATGCTGGTGGTCGGCGAGCTGCTGAAAGACCTGCCGGTGGATGACCGGGTGTCGCCGATTGTCGGGATGCTGGTGGGGGTGATTGAGGGCGCGGGCGACCTGCGCGTCGAGGTGCCAGACACCAACGAAGGCAAAGAGCTGACCAAGTTCTGCCGCAAGCTGACGGTGCCGCTGCGCGCCGGGATGCGCGCGCAGAAGGTGATGGCGCAGCGCGAGAACCCGCACCGCCCGGTGGCGCACGTGTTCTTCATCGCTGCCGGTTGCTGCTACGTCGGCTACTCCTACAGCAACAACAACTCGCCGTTCTACATGGGCATTCCGCGCCTGAAGTTCCCGGCCGATGCGCCAAGCCGCTCCACCCTGAAGCTGGAGGAGGCGTTCCACGTCTTTATCCCGGCGGATGAGTGGGACGAGCGTCTGGCGAGTGGTATGCATGCGGTGGATCTGGGCGCCTGCCCCGGCGGCTGGACTTACCAACTGGTGAAGCGCAGCATGATGGTGCACGCGGTGGACAACGGCCCGATGGCCCCAAGCCTGATGGATACCGGCCAGGTGACGCACCATAAGGCCGATGGCTTCCGCTTTGAGCCGACGCGCAGCAACATCTACTGGCTGGTGTGCGACATGGTGGAGAAGCCAGCGCGCGTGGCGCAGCTGATGTCTGACTGGTTGGTGAATGGCTGGTGCCGTGAGGCGATCTTCAACCTGAAGCTGCCGATGAAAAAGCGCTACGAAGAGGTGAGCCAGAACCTGCAACTGATCAAGGCTCGGCTGGATGAGCAGGGCATCAACTCCGAGATCCACGCCAAGCAGCTCTACCACGACCGCGAAGAGGTGACGGTGCACGTGCGCCGTATGTGGTCTGCGGTGCCGGGTCGCCGCGACGAGCGGTAATCCCTGAACGGCGCACCCTGTGCGCCGTTTTTTTTAGGCTGGCAACCTGAGCTGTTGCAGATTGCCATGCAGCGTGACGTCCGTGCGCAGCGTCGCCACCTGCTTGCTGATGAACGCTGCCTCACGGTGCTGCTCCAGCTTCTTGCGCCACTTCTCCGGCACCGCCGCCAGATTCTCATACAGCCCCTCCAACGAGCCCGCTTGCTGCAACAGGGTGACGGCAGTTTTCGGCCCAACGCCGCTGACGCCGGGGATCTTGCTGCTGCCGATACCTGCCAGCCCCCAGAAATCCGGCAATTGCGCCGGTGCCACGCCAAACTCCTGCATCACGAAGGGCAAGTCGAGCCAGCGCTTCTGGAAGTAATCCCGAATCTGTACCTGCGGAGCCAGCAGTTGGCAGTAGCCCTTGTCGGTGGAGACGATGGTCACCTGGTGGCCAGCGGCAGAGACCCTGGCCGCCAGCGTGGCGGCGATGTCATCCGCCTCATGGCCCGGCGACTGCCAGCAGGCGACGCCCGCCGCCTCAAAGGCCGCCCGCAGTTGCGGCAGCTCCTGTTGCAGCGTCTCTGGCATCGGCGTGCGCCCCGCCTTGTAGGCAGGCAGGCTGCGGTGCCGCCAGCTGTCGGCGCGGTCATCCTCATCAAATACCGCCACGGCGTGGGTGGGGCTGGCGTGCTGGCGCAGCTGGTGCAGGGCGTGCAGGCAGGCTTCCTGACAGGGGGAGCCTTGTACGGCATGGATGCGCCGGATCAGGTTCAGGGCATCGACAATCAAAAGGTGGATCATGGTGGGCAGACCTGGTTGAACATTCGCCCGCGGGCAGGGCCACGGGTGAGAAAAGGGGCGCCGCATGGCGGCGCCAGAGTGTGCGTCAGGCGCAGATTTCGTAGCAGGGGATGTAGGCGCTGCCGGGCAGCTTCATCCGGTGCTGGGCGACAAAGCCCTGTAACAGGCTGTCCATCTGCTTCATCAGTTGCGGATCGCCATGCAGCTTGTAGGGGCCAAAAGCCTCAATCGCATGGATGCCGAACTCCTTCACGTTGCCAGCGACAATGCCGGAGAAGGCGCGGCGCAGTGCGGCCGCCAGCGCCTCGGGCGGCTGGTCAGGGAAGAGGTTGAGGGCCGCCATGTTCTCATGGGTCGGCAGGAACGGCAGTTGCAGCGCCGACTCAATGTGGATTGACCAGTTAAAGCTGTAGGCGTCGCCGCTGTTGCGGCGGTTCTCTTTCACCAACGGCATCGCCCGCTTCATTTGGCGCGCCACTTCCGCTGGATCGTCAATGATGATGGTGTAGTGGCGGCGCGCCGCCTCACCCAACGTATTGAAGATAAATTCATCCAGTACGCGGAAGTAATCAGCGCT encodes the following:
- a CDS encoding DUF423 domain-containing protein — its product is MSSRFMLIFAAISGFVFVALGAFGAHVLSGSLGAKEMAWIQTGLNYQGIHTLAVMALGVAMQRRTCLWFYWSGALLALGTVLFSGSLYCLALSQLRLWVFVTPVGGFCFLAGWVLMLIGALRLKKRAERHE
- a CDS encoding YgdI/YgdR family lipoprotein, with translation MKKIAAVVSAVMLTCTLAACSSNYVMHTNDGRTIVADGKPKVDDDTGMISYTDAYGNQQQINRSDVKEMVKGE
- the csdE gene encoding cysteine desulfurase sulfur acceptor subunit CsdE, yielding MLAPHPFGTEITLEALVATFTGYSQWEDRYRQLIQLARRLPPMDEALKTPARELSGCENRVWFDYQRNADGTLHFYGDSEGRIVKGLLAVILTAVEGQTPAALRQWDLLALFDTLGLRQQLSATRAGGLQALADAVARIAATEGG
- a CDS encoding transcriptional regulator GcvA gives rise to the protein MSKRLPPLNALRVFDAAARHLSFTKAAEELFVTQAAVSHQIKSLEDFLGLKLFRRRNRSLLLTEEGQSYYLDIKEIFTALNDATRKLQARSAKGALTVSLPPSFAIQWLVPRLSGFNSAYPGIDVRIQAVDREEDKLADDVDVAIFYGRGNWPGLRTERLYAEYLLPACAPTLITGGEHPLKTPADLAYHTLLHDSSRRDWLAYTRQLGLQHINVQQGPIFSHSAMVVQAAVHGQGVALVNNVMAQMEIEAGRLICPFNDVLVSKNAFYLVCHDSQAELGKIAAFRQWILARAASEQEKFRFRYEH
- the csdA gene encoding cysteine desulfurase CsdA: MTPFDPAGFRRHFPALAQPGSYLDSAATALKPQAMIDATTAFYQQGGVTVHRSQHAQALAQTARYESARAQVAALIHAPQPQDIVWTRGATEALNLVAQGYFRPRLQPGDEILVSQAEHHANLLPWLMLAEQTGAKVLPLPLNAQQIPDVDALAELLRPRTRLLALGQMSNVTGGCPDLARAVALAHANQTLVVVDGAQGAVHCPPDVQALDIDFYAFSAHKLYGPTGLGVLYGKSALLAEMDAWQGGGKMISQVTFEDYRQQPAPHRFEAGTPNIAGVIGLSATLGWLAEQDMAAAERYSCELAREAERQLAELPHFRSFRRSDSSLLAFDFTDLHHSDLVTLLAEQGIALRAGQHCAQPLMAQLGVSGTLRASFAPYNTPQDVEALVAAVRQARALLLD
- the rlmM gene encoding 23S rRNA (cytidine(2498)-2'-O)-methyltransferase RlmM codes for the protein MNKLALYCRPGFEKECAAEITEKAATLEVFGFARVKENSGYVLFECYQVDDADKLARNLPFRELIFARQMLVVGELLKDLPVDDRVSPIVGMLVGVIEGAGDLRVEVPDTNEGKELTKFCRKLTVPLRAGMRAQKVMAQRENPHRPVAHVFFIAAGCCYVGYSYSNNNSPFYMGIPRLKFPADAPSRSTLKLEEAFHVFIPADEWDERLASGMHAVDLGACPGGWTYQLVKRSMMVHAVDNGPMAPSLMDTGQVTHHKADGFRFEPTRSNIYWLVCDMVEKPARVAQLMSDWLVNGWCREAIFNLKLPMKKRYEEVSQNLQLIKARLDEQGINSEIHAKQLYHDREEVTVHVRRMWSAVPGRRDER
- the xni gene encoding flap endonuclease Xni translates to MIHLLIVDALNLIRRIHAVQGSPCQEACLHALHQLRQHASPTHAVAVFDEDDRADSWRHRSLPAYKAGRTPMPETLQQELPQLRAAFEAAGVACWQSPGHEADDIAATLAARVSAAGHQVTIVSTDKGYCQLLAPQVQIRDYFQKRWLDLPFVMQEFGVAPAQLPDFWGLAGIGSSKIPGVSGVGPKTAVTLLQQAGSLEGLYENLAAVPEKWRKKLEQHREAAFISKQVATLRTDVTLHGNLQQLRLPA